The following proteins are encoded in a genomic region of Herpetosiphon gulosus:
- a CDS encoding condensation domain-containing protein, with amino-acid sequence MDALPQRLAQLSPEKRALLEQLRLQRQAAAAIVPRDPAVVVPLSLAQRRLWLVEQMRPGQATYIMPCVLMIKGLLDRNALAASLSWLLQRHEVLRTSIQHGSQGAYQQIHAPWQVELGLVEVDQTQLESQLRQYAQQAFDLKHAPLWRAQLWRCAPEQHVLGLMLHHIIADGWSLGVLMHDLALAYAHFATGAALNRVPLPIQYGDYACWQAQQPAMMLPNSRDFWLKLLHDAPTLALPTDYPRPAVQSFQGAQIAWRLPSELVEQLKQLSQRQSATLFMSLLTAFYWLLHWLSEQTDLVVGTDVAGRQQPETHQLIGFFINQLMLRQKVQPYQSFQASLQQTRQLTLAAFEHQHVPFDQIVELLNVAHDPSRTPLFQVKFVLQNTPLPTLQLAGVELERMDLDPHTAKFDLLINLWEEHTGLAGTLDYNTDIFAAQRMQQLLERYQLLLKLIVLEPTITLEAAVERCQSQERELQQQRLEQRKAANRSKLILNRRRSSTEPTQ; translated from the coding sequence ATGGATGCGTTACCGCAACGTTTGGCGCAGCTTTCGCCCGAAAAACGCGCCTTGCTCGAACAACTACGCTTACAACGCCAAGCAGCGGCGGCGATTGTGCCGCGTGATCCTGCCGTCGTTGTGCCGTTATCGTTGGCACAACGACGGCTTTGGCTGGTTGAGCAAATGCGGCCAGGCCAAGCCACCTATATCATGCCTTGTGTGCTGATGATCAAGGGCTTGCTTGATCGCAATGCGCTAGCGGCTAGCCTGAGTTGGTTGCTGCAACGCCATGAAGTGCTACGCACCAGCATTCAGCATGGCAGCCAAGGCGCATATCAACAGATTCATGCGCCTTGGCAGGTAGAATTAGGGTTGGTTGAGGTTGATCAAACCCAGCTTGAAAGCCAGTTACGCCAATATGCCCAGCAAGCATTTGATTTAAAGCACGCGCCGTTATGGCGTGCCCAGTTGTGGCGTTGCGCTCCAGAGCAGCATGTTTTAGGCTTGATGCTGCATCACATTATTGCTGATGGCTGGTCGTTGGGCGTGTTGATGCACGATTTGGCGCTGGCTTATGCTCATTTTGCCACAGGCGCAGCGCTGAATCGTGTTCCGCTGCCAATTCAATATGGCGATTATGCCTGTTGGCAAGCCCAACAACCAGCAATGATGCTGCCAAACAGTCGTGATTTTTGGCTAAAGCTATTGCATGATGCTCCAACCTTGGCCTTGCCAACCGACTATCCCCGACCAGCAGTTCAATCGTTTCAGGGGGCACAAATCGCGTGGCGCTTGCCAAGTGAGTTAGTTGAGCAACTTAAGCAGCTCAGCCAACGCCAGAGTGCAACCTTATTTATGAGCTTGCTGACGGCGTTTTATTGGCTTTTGCACTGGCTAAGTGAGCAAACTGATTTGGTGGTTGGCACTGATGTTGCGGGGCGACAACAGCCTGAAACCCATCAATTAATTGGCTTTTTTATCAATCAATTGATGCTGCGCCAAAAAGTTCAGCCGTATCAATCGTTTCAAGCCAGCCTACAACAAACCCGTCAACTCACATTAGCGGCTTTTGAACACCAACATGTGCCATTCGATCAGATTGTCGAATTGTTGAACGTCGCCCATGATCCCAGTCGCACCCCCTTGTTTCAGGTGAAATTTGTGCTGCAAAACACGCCTTTGCCCACGCTCCAACTAGCAGGAGTGGAGCTTGAGCGCATGGATCTTGATCCGCACACTGCCAAATTTGATTTACTGATCAATCTTTGGGAAGAGCACACTGGTTTAGCAGGAACCCTTGATTACAACACCGATATTTTCGCAGCGCAGCGCATGCAGCAATTGCTTGAGCGCTACCAACTGCTGCTTAAGTTGATTGTGCTTGAGCCGACGATTACGCTTGAGGCTGCCGTAGAGCGTTGCCAAAGCCAAGAGCGCGAACTTCAACAGCAACGGCTTGAGCAACGGAAAGCGGCAAATCGTTCCAAACTAATACTTAATCGGCGACGGTCGAGCACCGAGCCAACCCAATAG
- a CDS encoding amino acid adenylation domain-containing protein yields MLEHATLPPAATLVDVLRLNALEAPEQQAYRFLNGQFAPEDLSYAELDRRARQLASRLQALNAQGERVLLLNEPGLDYIVSFLGCLYAGAIAVPLYPPKLQQLERHLPRLLAVVANATPRFALVDPQFVSQIERLLAVAPQLQALHWLTCADLADPEAWQAPHLDAHSLAFLQYTSGSTGQPKGVMVSHGNLLANLAQIQQRFAHAATSQGVIWLPPYHDMGLIGGILQPLYSRFPVVLMSPVAFLQQPWRWLQAISDYRATSSGGPNFAYELCVRKITPAQRATLDLRSWRVAFNGAEPIRPNVLRQFAETFAEVGFDPAAFYPTYGMAEATLMVSGAYLPRLNQPEPDLVSCGTVINDHEVLIVDPVSLAVLPEAAVGEIWLRGPSVAQGYWANVELSKATFAAQPFERNEHFLRTGDLGFLRNAELYINGRLNDLIIIRGQNHYAHDLELSVEQAHSALQPQACAAFSLDVAGVEQLVLMQELRREQRQHDPAPIVAAIRQTLAQTHGLQAYAIVLLRPGQLPRTSSGKLQRYRCRELFLGGELTPIAQTIVARIDHELLEPQQIKELPIAEQSAAIANYLHHQFSRQLGFEVDVTLSIQQLGLDSLAAIEVQYQLEQDLGLVVSFGQLLGQQSLLDLADELAQQQSLVIPTIAPSAVSFGEQALWALDRLNPNSTAYTIARAWRFEQPLDPAYFAAAWANLAERHAALRTNFVEVDGAVQRVVHSTVESLLRLVDAKAWDATQLHDYLQAQANQPFDLANDRLVQVQLIAHPTGQVLLLLAHHTVVDLQSLAVLLHEAQQLYQALVEQRAWQLPSAADYREHVAWQQAWLASPAGQAAQQFWHNQTAEGLPTLDLPSDYPRHAQQRHAASYHYLIENSLLTRINKQPQTLLSRLLAGVALLLSRYSQQRQLVLATPTLGRNAASRSGIGYYVNPVLINWQYQPNLANTELLAYTQNQVLAAFEHQAYPFDLVLRSLQHDRHNPPIRVMVVLQQSPLGQALEIGGLALGREHTSMHFAEHQAQIIELAPNDLQFDITIIFALLEHGLGLRIDYDQGLFATATIAQLSQHLRQTLEFLVSKPQPVRELTLSTPTLAPLQAFETGCLTQWFEAQVAKTPDALGLTDGQQTWTYQQLNHQANQLAHYLRDHGIGAGRLVGLYLERSALVVVSILAVLKTGAAYLPIDPMYPAERVQFMLADAEVALLLADAELTEFSGTLIDLTQQVWHDQPTTNLELALDPAQLAYVIYTSGSTGKPKGSLLSHANVTRLFSSSQQHFNFNANDVWTLFHSYAFDFSVWEMWGALLYGGRLVVVPQALSRNPEDFYALLQRERVTVLNQTPSAFRQLMQVDQQCQANLALRWVIFGGEALDLATLRPWFERHGDSTPCLVNMYGITETTVHVTYRPLSLADLVGYSSVIGQPLADLQALVLDANLHPVPTGVYGELYIAGAGLAAGYLRRPDLTAERFIPHPWSQPAGQRLYKTGDLARWNQQGELEYRGRSDQQVKLRGFRIELGEIQAALLAHPAIREAVVDVASLEVAASIADAQPSQPTLNELRPFIKTALRQAPTLEQRLVAYVVATEPAPTISALRQCLRQRLPDYMLPAHMLLLERLPLTSHGKLDRAALPAINQQRPELETVYRAPSTGLEQQLASIWSGVLGVLTIGLDDNFFDLGGDSILSIKLRAQAAEQGLHFSLQQLFANPTIAELAPLVEPSSDQAELIAPFSLISAADRQLLPAEFEDAYPLARMQAGVIFHCQLEPTTPLYHDIFIYRIRVAFDADLLRQAVQQLIDRHAVLRTSFHMHGFSQPLQLVQRHVAAPLTIEDWRDLDEAAYQARQTAWIEQEKQRHFDWQTAPLIRFIVQRASDDSCDLVLSFHDTIFDGWSTASLLTELMLRYDGLLNQQPLDPAPPLVQYRDFVAQEQQVLGHPEAQAFWREALADASATPLPRWPRPATTSTMPDVAVLDVPVSAQLSQQLHELARQAHVPVKHVLLAAHMKVISLITGLTEVISGLETNGRLERHDGEKTIGVHLNMLPFRQHLAPMSWLSLIQQVFAAELALMPYRQIPLAELQRERRGQPWFETVFNYTHFHVFEQLQQLKQLEVIGGRGFGQTHFTLLAELNLNTFTGQLQIDLVGNLHELTCEQLTLIGHCYAQVLAAMVAEPNAGHHTHHHLTKADWVQLQAWNATEQPLIQTSLVTAFEQQVLQHPHALAVVAADQRLSYAELNQQANQRAHSLRQRGIGAEMLVAVCVERTSDLLISLLAVLKTGAGYLPLDPSYPEARLNWMLADSQAALLLTQPQFKSLFADTQIPVCYTDEKHTSITNLELVLDPAQLAYVIYTSGSTGQPKGVAISHAALSNFLQSMQMQPSLQPTDRLLAVTTVAFDIAGLELYLPLWVRATVVLAPANLAADGLALVELLQSHQITVLQATPSTWRILLATGWQAPTGFKALVGGESLPNDLTEQLLSAGVTLWNMYGPTETTIWSTAAALSQTPVHVGRPIANTEIYILDQALQPVPIGTPGDVYIGGLGLARGYHQRPDFTAEQFIPHPWSQLAGARLYQVGDRGRYLPDGSLELLGRSDQQIKLRGYRIELGEIESALRALPTIQQAAVAVWHEQLVAYVVADQHFEPAELQQQLRQQLPVYMLPRSYQRLDALPLTANGKLDRRRLPAPDQVLAPVTHGYVAPTTALQTELGAIWAQVFGVTQVGIYDDFFALGGHSLLATQLIIQIRQRFFVDLPLAQLFNAATVASLASLIEQLQTDQGQTADLATLLDELDQLSDDEARARLLADF; encoded by the coding sequence GTGTTAGAGCATGCGACTCTCCCGCCAGCCGCGACGTTGGTGGATGTGCTGCGTTTGAACGCATTGGAAGCGCCTGAACAGCAGGCGTATCGGTTTTTAAATGGCCAATTTGCACCCGAAGATTTAAGCTATGCCGAGCTGGATCGGCGGGCGCGACAGTTGGCTAGCCGCTTGCAAGCGCTGAACGCTCAGGGTGAGCGGGTTTTGTTGCTGAATGAACCAGGTCTTGATTATATTGTGAGTTTTTTGGGCTGTTTGTATGCTGGCGCGATTGCAGTGCCGTTATATCCGCCAAAATTGCAGCAACTTGAACGCCATTTGCCGCGCTTGTTGGCAGTTGTCGCCAACGCAACCCCACGCTTTGCGCTGGTTGATCCGCAGTTTGTAAGCCAAATTGAGCGTTTGCTGGCGGTCGCGCCACAATTGCAAGCACTCCACTGGCTAACCTGCGCTGATCTAGCTGATCCTGAGGCTTGGCAAGCGCCACACCTTGATGCGCATAGCCTGGCTTTTTTACAATATACCTCTGGCTCAACTGGCCAGCCCAAAGGCGTGATGGTCAGCCATGGCAATTTGTTGGCTAATTTGGCGCAAATTCAGCAACGTTTTGCTCACGCTGCAACCAGCCAAGGGGTGATTTGGCTGCCGCCCTATCACGATATGGGCTTGATCGGCGGGATTTTGCAGCCGTTGTATAGTCGATTTCCGGTGGTTTTGATGTCGCCTGTGGCTTTTTTGCAGCAACCATGGCGCTGGTTACAGGCGATCAGCGATTATCGCGCGACCAGCAGCGGCGGCCCCAACTTCGCCTATGAGTTGTGTGTGCGCAAAATCACTCCAGCCCAACGGGCTACGCTGGATTTGCGTTCGTGGCGCGTGGCCTTCAACGGTGCTGAACCAATTCGGCCAAACGTCTTGCGCCAATTTGCCGAAACCTTTGCTGAGGTTGGTTTTGATCCGGCGGCGTTTTACCCAACTTATGGCATGGCCGAAGCAACCTTGATGGTCAGCGGCGCTTATTTGCCACGTTTGAATCAGCCTGAGCCAGATTTAGTCAGTTGTGGCACGGTAATCAACGACCACGAGGTGTTAATTGTTGATCCAGTCAGTTTGGCGGTTTTGCCCGAAGCTGCTGTTGGCGAAATTTGGTTGCGTGGGCCAAGCGTCGCTCAAGGCTATTGGGCGAATGTCGAATTGAGCAAGGCAACTTTTGCCGCCCAACCGTTTGAGCGCAACGAGCACTTTTTGCGTACTGGCGATTTGGGCTTTTTGCGCAATGCTGAGCTGTATATCAACGGGCGCTTGAACGATCTGATCATCATTCGTGGGCAAAATCATTATGCCCATGATTTAGAATTGAGTGTTGAGCAGGCTCACTCTGCCTTGCAACCCCAAGCCTGTGCTGCGTTCAGCCTCGATGTCGCTGGCGTTGAGCAGTTGGTGCTGATGCAGGAGTTGCGGCGTGAACAGCGCCAGCATGATCCAGCCCCAATCGTGGCCGCCATTCGCCAAACCTTAGCCCAAACCCATGGCTTGCAAGCCTATGCAATTGTATTATTGCGGCCTGGCCAACTGCCACGAACATCGAGTGGCAAGCTTCAGCGCTATCGTTGCCGCGAATTATTTCTCGGCGGCGAATTAACTCCAATTGCCCAAACGATCGTTGCCAGGATCGATCACGAGTTGCTTGAGCCACAACAGATCAAGGAATTGCCAATAGCTGAGCAATCAGCAGCTATCGCCAACTATTTGCACCATCAATTCAGCCGTCAACTCGGCTTTGAAGTTGACGTAACGCTATCTATTCAGCAGCTTGGGCTTGATTCGTTGGCAGCAATTGAAGTGCAATATCAGCTAGAGCAGGATCTTGGGCTAGTCGTCAGTTTCGGGCAACTGTTGGGCCAACAATCGCTGCTGGATCTTGCCGACGAGCTAGCCCAGCAACAAAGCTTGGTTATTCCAACAATTGCGCCAAGCGCGGTTTCGTTTGGTGAGCAAGCCTTGTGGGCGCTCGATCGGCTGAACCCGAATAGCACAGCCTATACGATTGCGCGGGCTTGGCGTTTTGAGCAGCCGCTTGATCCTGCATACTTCGCCGCAGCATGGGCAAACTTGGCCGAGCGTCATGCGGCGCTGCGCACCAATTTTGTCGAGGTTGACGGAGCCGTGCAACGGGTGGTGCATTCCACGGTTGAGTCGCTGTTACGACTGGTTGATGCCAAGGCATGGGATGCCACCCAACTTCACGATTATCTCCAAGCGCAAGCCAATCAACCCTTTGATCTCGCCAACGATCGTTTGGTTCAGGTTCAATTGATTGCCCACCCCACAGGTCAGGTGTTGTTGTTGCTTGCCCATCACACGGTTGTCGATTTGCAATCGTTGGCGGTGTTGCTGCACGAAGCGCAACAGCTGTATCAGGCCTTGGTTGAACAACGAGCTTGGCAATTGCCGTCTGCTGCCGATTATCGCGAGCATGTCGCTTGGCAACAGGCTTGGTTAGCTAGCCCTGCCGGCCAAGCCGCCCAGCAGTTTTGGCACAATCAAACTGCCGAGGGCTTGCCAACGCTTGATTTGCCCAGCGATTACCCGCGCCATGCCCAGCAGCGCCACGCTGCAAGCTATCATTATTTGATTGAAAATAGTCTGCTGACCAGAATAAATAAGCAACCCCAAACCTTGCTTAGCAGACTCTTGGCTGGCGTGGCGCTGCTATTGAGCCGTTATAGCCAGCAACGCCAGCTTGTTTTGGCAACGCCAACTTTAGGTCGCAATGCTGCTTCGCGCTCTGGCATTGGCTACTATGTTAATCCGGTGCTGATTAACTGGCAGTATCAGCCGAATCTCGCGAATACTGAGCTTTTGGCCTATACCCAAAACCAAGTTCTGGCAGCATTTGAGCATCAAGCCTATCCGTTTGATTTGGTCTTGCGTTCGTTGCAGCACGACCGTCACAATCCACCGATTCGGGTGATGGTAGTGTTGCAACAAAGCCCGTTGGGGCAGGCCTTGGAGATTGGCGGCTTGGCGCTGGGTCGCGAGCATACCAGCATGCATTTTGCTGAACACCAAGCCCAGATCATTGAGCTAGCGCCAAATGATTTGCAATTTGACATAACAATTATCTTTGCATTACTGGAACATGGTTTAGGCCTGCGGATCGATTACGATCAAGGCTTATTTGCTACGGCTACGATCGCGCAATTGAGCCAGCATCTCAGGCAAACGCTGGAATTTTTGGTGAGCAAGCCGCAACCTGTGCGGGAATTAACCCTGAGCACGCCAACCCTAGCGCCATTGCAAGCCTTTGAAACTGGCTGTTTAACTCAATGGTTTGAAGCGCAAGTTGCCAAAACGCCGGATGCGCTTGGTCTGACCGACGGCCAGCAGACCTGGACGTATCAGCAGCTTAATCACCAAGCCAACCAATTGGCGCACTATTTGCGCGATCACGGCATTGGCGCGGGCCGCTTGGTTGGTTTGTATCTCGAACGCTCGGCTTTGGTTGTGGTGAGTATTCTGGCGGTGCTCAAAACTGGCGCTGCCTACCTGCCGATCGACCCGATGTATCCGGCTGAGCGCGTGCAATTTATGCTGGCCGATGCTGAAGTCGCATTATTGTTGGCCGATGCTGAGCTGACAGAATTTAGTGGCACGCTGATCGATCTCACCCAGCAAGTTTGGCATGATCAACCAACAACCAACCTTGAACTAGCGCTTGATCCGGCGCAATTGGCCTATGTAATTTATACCTCTGGCTCAACTGGTAAGCCCAAGGGTAGCCTGCTGAGCCATGCCAATGTGACCCGTTTGTTTAGCAGCAGTCAGCAGCATTTTAATTTCAATGCCAATGATGTGTGGACATTGTTCCACTCGTATGCCTTTGATTTTTCGGTTTGGGAAATGTGGGGGGCGTTGTTGTATGGCGGGCGTTTGGTGGTTGTGCCCCAAGCCCTCAGTCGCAATCCCGAAGATTTTTATGCGCTGTTACAACGTGAACGCGTAACGGTGCTCAATCAAACGCCCTCGGCTTTTCGCCAGTTGATGCAGGTTGATCAGCAATGTCAGGCCAATTTGGCTTTGCGCTGGGTGATTTTTGGTGGCGAGGCTTTAGATCTTGCCACGTTGCGGCCTTGGTTTGAGCGTCATGGTGATAGTACACCATGCTTAGTCAATATGTATGGCATCACCGAAACCACGGTGCATGTGACCTATCGCCCGTTGAGCTTGGCCGATCTTGTAGGCTATTCGAGCGTTATTGGTCAACCCTTGGCCGATTTACAAGCCTTGGTGCTTGATGCGAATTTGCACCCTGTGCCGACCGGAGTTTATGGCGAGCTGTATATCGCTGGGGCTGGTTTGGCGGCGGGCTATTTGCGGCGGCCTGATCTCACGGCTGAGCGTTTTATTCCGCATCCATGGAGCCAACCCGCTGGCCAGCGCTTGTATAAAACTGGTGATCTCGCACGTTGGAATCAGCAGGGCGAGTTGGAATATCGCGGGCGCAGCGATCAGCAAGTCAAACTACGTGGCTTCCGGATTGAATTGGGCGAAATTCAGGCAGCACTATTGGCGCATCCAGCGATTCGCGAGGCCGTGGTTGATGTAGCTTCGCTAGAAGTTGCTGCGTCAATTGCCGATGCCCAGCCCAGCCAACCAACGCTCAATGAATTACGCCCATTTATTAAAACTGCCCTACGCCAAGCCCCAACGCTTGAGCAACGCTTGGTGGCGTATGTGGTGGCGACCGAGCCAGCGCCGACGATTAGCGCATTGCGCCAATGTTTGCGCCAGCGATTGCCCGATTATATGCTGCCAGCCCACATGCTCTTGCTTGAGCGTTTACCTCTGACCAGCCATGGCAAGCTTGATCGGGCAGCCTTGCCAGCGATTAATCAGCAACGCCCTGAGCTTGAAACGGTTTATCGTGCACCGAGCACTGGTTTGGAGCAACAGCTTGCCAGTATTTGGAGCGGCGTTTTGGGCGTGCTAACAATTGGACTTGATGATAATTTCTTTGATCTTGGTGGCGATTCGATTTTGAGCATCAAACTGCGAGCGCAGGCGGCTGAACAAGGCCTGCACTTCAGTTTACAGCAATTGTTTGCCAACCCAACGATTGCCGAGCTAGCTCCCTTGGTTGAGCCAAGCAGTGATCAAGCTGAACTGATTGCGCCGTTTAGCTTGATCAGCGCTGCTGATCGTCAGTTGCTGCCTGCCGAGTTTGAAGATGCTTATCCCTTGGCGCGAATGCAGGCGGGCGTGATTTTTCACTGCCAGCTTGAGCCAACTACACCGTTGTATCACGATATTTTTATCTATCGTATCCGTGTTGCCTTTGATGCCGATTTGTTGCGTCAAGCAGTTCAGCAGTTGATCGATCGTCATGCTGTGCTGCGAACCTCGTTTCACATGCATGGATTTAGCCAGCCCTTGCAATTGGTGCAGCGCCACGTCGCCGCACCGCTCACGATTGAGGATTGGCGCGATTTGGACGAGGCTGCCTATCAAGCTCGCCAAACAGCGTGGATTGAACAAGAGAAACAGCGCCACTTCGATTGGCAAACTGCACCATTGATTCGCTTTATTGTGCAGCGAGCCAGCGATGATAGCTGCGATTTGGTGCTGAGTTTCCACGACACGATTTTTGATGGCTGGAGCACCGCCTCGTTACTGACCGAATTGATGTTGCGCTATGATGGCTTACTCAATCAACAACCGCTTGATCCAGCTCCACCGCTGGTGCAATATCGCGATTTTGTCGCTCAAGAACAGCAGGTGTTAGGTCATCCAGAGGCACAGGCATTTTGGCGCGAAGCCTTGGCAGATGCTAGCGCTACGCCATTACCACGTTGGCCGCGCCCTGCTACAACCAGTACGATGCCCGATGTGGCAGTCCTCGATGTGCCAGTGTCAGCCCAGCTTTCACAGCAATTGCATGAATTGGCTCGCCAAGCTCATGTCCCAGTCAAACATGTCTTGCTAGCGGCACATATGAAGGTGATCAGCCTGATCACCGGGCTAACTGAGGTGATCAGCGGCCTCGAAACCAATGGACGACTCGAACGCCATGACGGCGAAAAGACCATTGGGGTGCATTTGAATATGCTGCCATTTCGCCAGCACTTGGCTCCGATGAGCTGGCTGAGCTTGATTCAACAGGTATTTGCAGCTGAATTGGCGCTGATGCCCTATCGCCAAATACCCTTAGCCGAATTGCAACGCGAACGGCGCGGCCAACCATGGTTTGAAACGGTCTTCAACTACACCCATTTTCATGTGTTCGAGCAACTCCAACAACTCAAACAGCTTGAGGTGATCGGCGGAAGAGGTTTTGGTCAAACCCACTTTACCTTGCTCGCTGAGTTGAATCTCAACACCTTCACTGGGCAATTGCAAATCGATTTGGTTGGTAATTTACATGAACTAACCTGTGAGCAATTAACCTTGATTGGTCATTGTTATGCGCAGGTTTTGGCGGCAATGGTGGCTGAGCCAAACGCAGGCCATCACACCCACCATCATTTAACCAAGGCTGATTGGGTCCAATTGCAAGCTTGGAATGCAACCGAGCAGCCATTGATCCAGACTTCATTGGTAACAGCCTTCGAACAACAGGTGCTGCAACATCCGCATGCTTTAGCCGTGGTTGCGGCTGATCAACGGTTGAGCTATGCCGAACTTAATCAACAGGCCAACCAACGAGCGCACAGCCTGCGCCAACGTGGTATCGGAGCCGAAATGCTGGTAGCGGTTTGTGTTGAGCGAACCAGCGATTTGTTGATTAGTTTGTTGGCCGTGCTCAAAACCGGCGCAGGCTATCTGCCACTCGACCCAAGCTACCCCGAAGCCCGTTTGAATTGGATGCTGGCAGATAGCCAAGCAGCACTTTTGCTAACCCAACCGCAATTCAAATCATTATTTGCTGATACTCAAATACCTGTCTGCTACACAGATGAAAAACACACGTCAATCACCAACCTTGAACTAGTGCTTGATCCGGCGCAGTTGGCCTATGTGATCTACACCTCTGGCTCGACTGGCCAACCAAAAGGTGTTGCGATTAGCCATGCCGCCTTGAGTAACTTCTTGCAATCGATGCAAATGCAGCCAAGCCTCCAGCCAACCGATCGCTTGTTGGCAGTCACGACGGTGGCCTTTGACATTGCGGGGTTGGAATTGTACTTGCCCTTATGGGTTAGGGCGACGGTGGTGCTAGCACCCGCCAATCTTGCTGCCGATGGGCTTGCTTTGGTTGAGTTGCTGCAAAGCCACCAAATCACGGTGTTACAAGCGACTCCTAGCACATGGCGAATTTTGCTGGCGACCGGCTGGCAAGCACCAACTGGGTTTAAAGCCTTGGTTGGGGGCGAATCCTTGCCAAATGATTTGACTGAGCAATTGTTGAGCGCAGGCGTGACGCTCTGGAATATGTATGGGCCGACCGAGACCACAATTTGGTCAACCGCCGCTGCGCTCAGCCAAACACCCGTCCATGTTGGGCGGCCAATTGCCAACACCGAAATCTATATTCTTGATCAGGCCTTACAGCCTGTGCCAATTGGTACGCCTGGCGATGTGTATATCGGTGGTTTGGGCTTGGCACGGGGCTACCATCAACGGCCTGATTTCACCGCTGAACAATTTATCCCGCATCCATGGAGCCAACTCGCTGGTGCTCGCTTGTATCAGGTTGGTGATCGTGGGCGCTATTTGCCTGATGGTTCGCTGGAGCTTTTGGGCCGCAGCGATCAGCAAATCAAGCTGCGCGGCTATCGGATTGAGCTTGGCGAAATTGAAAGCGCTTTGCGAGCGTTGCCAACCATTCAGCAAGCAGCGGTTGCAGTTTGGCATGAGCAATTAGTGGCCTATGTGGTCGCTGATCAGCATTTTGAGCCTGCCGAATTGCAACAACAACTGCGCCAACAGCTGCCAGTTTATATGCTGCCGCGTAGCTATCAACGTTTGGATGCGCTGCCGCTGACCGCCAATGGCAAACTTGATCGCCGTCGCTTGCCTGCGCCCGATCAGGTGCTAGCACCTGTAACCCACGGCTATGTTGCGCCAACTACTGCCTTACAAACTGAATTGGGTGCGATTTGGGCGCAGGTGTTTGGGGTGACACAAGTTGGCATTTATGATGATTTCTTTGCGCTGGGCGGCCACTCGCTGCTAGCAACCCAACTGATTATTCAAATTCGCCAGCGCTTTTTTGTTGATCTGCCGTTGGCGCAGTTGTTCAATGCGGCCACAGTAGCAAGCTTGGCAAGTCTGATCGAGCAGTTGCAAACTGATCAGGGCCAAACTGCTGACCTAGCGACCTTGCTCGATGAGCTTGATCAATTAAGTGATGACGAGGCGCGTGCCCGTTTGTTGGCTGATTTTTAG